The DNA segment GCCTTGAAGGTAAAAACACTTATGAACAGAATGGTCTGCCAACCAAGACAATTAACCAAGAGCATGACATGACAGCTATGGAAGTTGAATCTGCCCCTCACATAACTTGCATTGATGACAGTTTCCTGATCAATAATTGATACAGAATGTCCAAAACAAGTGCATCAAAAATTATCTTTTCAAAGTGTAAAGTGAGATAATCCTCTAGTGTCCAATGACAACATAAGCAAAAGGTCACAGTAAAATTAATCAGAAATGATtctttgacacacctaaattttttacattcatttgacactatccttacttactttttactctcttctttcttgaaaaactacaaaactttacactttttggaccattttatccttgtattatgtgtcaaataaatgtaaaagtgtgtcatggtATTATTACTCAAAATTAATTACACAATTAAGTACCTTACATTTACCAAGGAGAAATCAATCATTTCAAGCTAACTAATATTAGCAATGACACATGACTAAAATATTCATCAGAATTAAAAGTGTCTTTTAGTCTTATAGACGTTTCACTCATGACATCTGTTGATAATCGTGTACATGAAAGGCAACGTATATAGTAGGAACGACTCTAGTGAGAACACTTGTTTATGTGAGAACATAAGAACAACTAATGACAACCAGTATCAAGATTGAAGATAATAGACTGACTATTAACATTATGATACTTAAGAATTCAAACGAAAGTCTCATTTAACCATCAAGTCTCTAAAAGACTCAccaatcaaaaataaaatctacaaaATATCACATTCTAAAATATCTCAATTATCATGGTGCTCttttttcaagatttttgtTAACTCGTCAATACAGTGACTAACACAACTATCATTCTCATTGTTGTTACCACAACCACCATCATGATGATCTCATTTTTATCAAGCTAATCAggattttgatgtttgaaaactttattttacaataatgtattttttattatgaccaAAAGTTCATAATACgtttattatacaattttcatCAAGTGTAGTCTGCATAAAGAATATACAACCTCTTTGGAATTCACAAAAAAGAGCAATAATAGGAAAGGTATAGAAATATACTGAAACAGAAAAGATATGCAGGGATTGATGAGAACATTATATTCACTAGTGAAAAAGGAAACTTGAACCAaaacaacattaataaaaactgaagacaaacaaaacaaactaGAGAAACCATGCAAGATAACAACCAAAAGAAACCACAAGAGCACAAAATGAATGCAAAGACACACGAGGACCAATCCATCACTCCTCATCTTATTCAAACCCCCTACAATATGTCTTTCTCAAACGCCTCTGAATGCTTGATAACTTCACATCTGTCATCAAGAAGCCTGTCATATTGCTCTTGCATCTCAACCTCCCTGTAGATCTTAAGTTTGTCAAGCAACATCATTTCAAAAGGTGAGAGTGGTTCCTTCAGGTTTCACAAGAATTTCATCAAGTTCCTCTAACTCCCCATCAGGAAGATCATCCTTATAGACAAATTCATTTCCTTGTTTTATCAGTCTCATATGGCAAAATCCACTTTTATTAATCTTGTtggaatttaatataattttgaaaacttagTCTATCAAATATACTTTGTTGTTTTCCAAAACCTTGAAGATCGACACAACACAAGGAATAGGGTAAAGGGTCAACTACCTAGTCTTCATGATGTGATCTGACAACTCCTGAAAAGTAAATCCAAAATTCTTGAACTACTTGATACTAAAATACTTGTAGGTTATGATTTTTCTATCCTTGTCACTCTTGCTTAAAATGTAAATCCTTCCACTCTTGATTAAAAGGAAGTCTCACATTAGGGTTTGATATCCACCTTTCAACTACTGTTGGGTGCATTTCAGTAAGAGCCTTGTTGTGGACCACACTTCATTTCATCCTCTTGAGTTGAAATGACGATGCTAAAGTATTGAAAATAAAACGAACAAGGAATGGATGCACAAAATTTTAGTGATGGGAAGCAAAGAGAAGGTGAATTGAAGGATGGATCTCAAACCTTGATGTGAGACATCATATTGAGCAAGCGTGAAAGGATAGAAAATCATAGCCCACAAGTATTTCAACATCAGCTAGTTCAAGAACTCCAGAATTACTTTCAAGGAGTTGTTAGACAATCAGAGTCTCAAGAAGTTTGATGACATGGAAGACAAGCTCATCCGAATTCAGTTCATGCTTTCTACACTAAACATTAAGTTGATAAATAGCGTAATGCATTCCAAAGTGAAAGGTGTCTAAATTGTACTCGAGGGCACAATTTTGAAGGATGTAGCTGGTTTCAAGCTTGATGGAGTCAACATTACTATTGGAAGTTGAAGATTTGGACTAGTTTGGTGTCATTTAGAGTTGTCCTAGAGAACCAAACATCCAGAATTTTTCATTGCTCAAGACAAGCAGAATAAAGAAGGATGAGAGACTGTTGACATATGTCAGTGCATGAATTATTGTCATAGGAAGAGTAATCACGTGACTACTAAAGACATATTGATCATCTATGCCTTCAAAATGGCATACAAATGGATTGGCAAGCATTGTGGTGGATAACATCATGAAGACTGGGCAGTTAGCCCTTTACCCTATTCCTTATGTTGTGTTCATCTCCAACATGTTGGAACACAACAAAGTAGATTTCACATACGAAGTCTTTAAAATTATGTTCGACTCCAACAAGATTAATAAAAGTGAACTTCACCACATAGGGTTGAAGAAGGAGATGGATTCATCTTTAAGGATGGTCTTCCAAAAGTGGAGCTAGAGAACCCAAGAAAATTCTTGTGAAACCTAAGAAACTACTCTCACATTATGAATTGACATTTCTAAATAAACTTGACAAGGTACAATTGGCAAGTTGAGAAACAAGAACATTACAACACGTGCCTTGATGAAACAAATAAGAAGTTGTGAAGAATTTAGGGGCGCTTGAGAAATGATTAGTCCTCCTGTGTCTTTGCCTCTCTTTTTTTGTGTTCGcctagtttctttttttcttcaattagtcAATATAATATTCTTACCAATCAATGAATATATtctgtttcaatattttctatGCCTTTCCTATTATTGCTCCATTTTATAAAACCTGAAAGGGAAGAAAGTTATTCTTTGTGCAGACTACACTACATGAAAGCTGCATAATGCAAAGTTTTATGAAGTCTTGATCATCATGAAAAAGGAGATTGTTGAATCAGTTGATCAAGGATTTTGGTGTTTGAAgactttattttacaattttgatgatgaaccACATGTATTGAGTGTTTATAGCTTTCATGTAGAAATGAGTGAGTCATgcattttgatttgatttaagtTAGAATTTGCATCTCGTTCATCATAAGCCTTGATTTGaacttaaatatttcaaaaagctttaagagcaaaataatcaattatcataatttacataatttattatcttgaattttgtttcaaaacaCATGTGCATTTAATAGATTGGcactaaaataatcaattaagttgTTCTTGTTGAGTTTCCAGAATTAATTATGAGCAAAATAATTAAGTTGTTCTAGTTGTGTCTCCAGCTACAACAAAGaacaatataatcaattatcatcatGCACAGTTGGTTGAATCATATCAGAAATGTTTTTCCATAAATTGGTTTTagtgttttcttgttttaacaATTACACTTGCTACCAAACATTTTATTACATAAAGAAAAACTCCAAGAACTAGAAAAGCGTCTATTATGAAATCTTTTGTAAAAGTTTTCATCTCAAGACATTTTGGTGACTTTGTTGCATATTCACTTTGATCTTTAATCTTTCAGATATTTGTCACAATGTATAATTTCTTCCAAACTCCATTGTGACTCGTTCTACACCTAAGCTTGGTGTTCCAGTGCAGTAGGTTTCTACATTAGGTGTTGGTGTTCAAGAGTTATTGTTCATATCTTGTGTGATTACATGTTTTGTGTGTGAAATGTGATTATAATCGGACATTATCAATATAATGGAAACAAACTCTTTAAGGTTAAGATGACTACGACTGGATTTAAAATCTGGAATATTCAAACcaatctaaaatattttgtgTCATCCTTCTGTCTCTTATCTATTGTCTACCACCACTATAATAATCTAAATTCCTAAGTAAAATCTTAACCATTCATTATTTCTAATCTTTCTTTGATGCATGTAATTAGTTGTTCTCACTTAAACTAGTTGGTCGTTAgagtcaatatatatatatatatatatatatatatatatatatatatatatatatagagagagagagagagagagagagagagagtcaCAAGGTTTGAGACTCAACTATATATTATTCAGGCTGAATTAGAGATCCTCCAATTACAGCTCAAGCAGCATAAGATCATCCTTTTAAAGCTTGACTACATAGTGTGATAATCACTTGATGCTTATTAACTCCTTAGTACAAAACTCTCGTACCCATTCTACTTATTCTTCTCTGTTCCACTTTAATGAAGTTTGCGAGAcagaaagataagaaaaagaaacacaCACCACATAAGCTAAACATAGTCAAGCATTTACCTGCTGACTCAGTCCCATATGAATGTAACAAATTACCATACATTTAATTCCAGTTCAATGTCTGATCATGTTATTGAGTTCCTAACCAAGCGACATCTGGACCAATCAAAGCAGATAAAGTTAAGGGCATGTCCAGTTTTCAGCTGGGTCCAATTGTAAACTGAGAATTGCCTCAATTTTGTCTCGGAACTCAGTTTGAAATGGACAAAAAGAGAAAGTCACTTTTGCAAACTATGTTTGCAATATGAAGTTCATTCAAACTTAAAACTATATAAGGATAATAAAGGTTAGAAATGCGCTAGTTTTGGGAATTTTAAGGCACGTTCCCAACTGACATTCAAACATACATTCACAATAGCATCATGAAGAACTAATGCAAAACTGTAAACATCTATCAAATAGACAAAACACCATATAAAAccagtaaaattatatttttttttttcaggaagCAAATCAAGATAATCAATCTATCACAAGCATACATTTCAACCATGTGTATCAAGAACTATCAGTATAGGATGAAACAAAACCACTACCGAGAAGCCTCTCCACATACTTGCCAAGAATATCGACCTCAAGATTCACCTTGTCCCCAACGTtcttcagaggaatcaccaccTTCTGTTGAGTATAAGCCACCAACATGAAATTGAAACACTCTTCATCGTCGAACACATCGACCACAGTCAAACTAGTCCCATCCACAGCAATAAACCCCTTAGGCACAATGTACTTAAGCAACGATTTTTCAGTCCTCACCTTCACCCAAAGGGAATCTCCTTCTGGAACCTTCGACACGATCACCCCCGTACTGTCCACGTGACCCTGCACGAAGTGCCCACCCATGCGGCTCGACGGCGTCACCGCGCGCTCCAGGTTCACCGGCGACCCAGGCTTCAGCTCCGACAGCGATGTCTTGCGCAGCGTCTCCGGCGACAGCCCCACCGTAAAGTCGGAGACTTTGCCATCGAATTCCGTCACCGTGAGGCAAGTGCCGTTCACAGCGATACTATCACCAAGGTTGACGCCGTCAAGGACCGTGGAAGCAGCGATTTTGAGGTCAAAGCCACCATGCGGGGCCGTGCCGAGCTGCTTGACGCTGCCCATTTCCTCGACTATGCCGGTGAAGAGGCAGACGGGTCCAGCCGCGCGGCGGTGGCGCGTGGGGGCGAGTGAAGTTAGTGGGAGGAAGGCGCGTAGATGGGTAGGTTTGAAATTGGGAGTGAATCTGAGATAGGTGGGGTGAGAATTGTGGGAAGCGTGAGTTGTTGAGGCGATTCTTGGGAGTGTGGGTGTTAAGGTAAGAGAAGATGAAAGTGGCATTTTGACAGTGTTGTGTTGGGATTTGAACAATTAGGACTGTGtcgtgttgtgttgtgttgtgttgtctTTGGGAATTTGAGGAATCTGCGTTTGGGAGCTGTTATGGATGTGCTTCTGCTAATGTATGAGATGGTTCTTTGCGAGGTTCGTTTTCGGATctagaaggaaaagaagtgcCACTCCACTTGACCAAAGGAGAACTGATTAAGATTCGTAAAAGTTTGGTTAATAtcaatataaagaaaaacaaatagaaggatttcacaataaatttatattagatCATAAATTATCCTCTATTCAGTACTTGGtgttttaactttaaaataactGCTATTCAGTGTTTTTAAGTCTTTATTTGAATTTCAgtaattgagaaaatttgaatataatttttttttgttatttatttgaatagatttggagattaatgagaatatatttaaaagtaaatttttttaatctgtcatataaattaaatcttacactaattttcacataaattttacttcaaaattcactctcctttacttccaaattcactcaaataaacaataaaacaaaaattatcttcaaatcctctcaattactctcccttaaatccactcaagtgaacaagacctaaaTCTTTATGAAAACACTCACataagtaattataattataaaataataagtaattataattataagatagtaagtaattataaaattaatcctTAAATACACTTAAGAAAATATGTTTCAttggatattaaaataaatcaacttTTGATCACAAGAGTGcaatacaactttttttaattttgtatatcaCGAAAGAAAAATAGCTCAAAAAAATCTCAAAGAATTTGCTTTCCAAAGTGGTATTGGTTCTTTAGAAGGAAACAaagttctatttataaatttcaaattgaaaattaatttaggcaatcaattattttattaagttagtaATCCATTATTCTTATtgataattcaaaaataattataacacttcccgttttaatcaattatgtaatgttttataaaaatcaagTTAATTGATTAGGTAAGGTTTTAATTAgttaaactttctttttattttaattgactattatattctaaaacattttaaaaatggtttaatgGATTACTTAAAGTATTAGATGATTAACatagtcataaaaaaatttctcttgtttataactttttaaacacATATGCTTTTCTCTTTAGAGAGAATCAAACCTAACTACAAACACATAAATCATTTTTTGATCCTTAGCTTATTAATGTTGAGCTTTCCTTCATGTAATATCATTGTTTCTCTATAGAACATGAGCATCACAAttgataaacataaaaaaaaaaaaaaaaaagcattcaaataaggtaaactaaatttttaaaaaatattatataagaatgCATGTATCAAATTCATATACACATTATATTTACATATGATTCTTTAActttaatgaatataatttcaaattcttttaacatatattaaaaatcaagtgtttaatttttttgtctaaGTAGTTACCTCTCATGTCATAAATTTTTGACATCTTACTATCTTCAGTGAGTTGTCGTCATATCAAAGTTACATATTATTCCATTCATATGATAGGTAAATTCTTATAACCAACTAGACATAGTAATTTTTTACACCACAAATTATGTCAAAAGAACATTCTTCAACTCTCACCACCTACCTGATATTTTCCTCCAAATAAGTCAAACACCAATGGAGTCAAGATCATCTCCTTCAAAATATCAATTTCAATACACCACTTAAACATCCTCAACATAATATTTCTTTcctaaaaataactatatttacAACATACTACATGTTTTTATATCATAGCTAAATCATCATACATATACCTCCAAGTCAAATTAAATGCTAATAACattacattataataatattcaaactcaatatataaatcaaatatatcaaaacaaaatataaaccaaTCTGTAGCCTTAGAAACATTCAAAAccttattttcttaatgtttAGAAAACTCTATCTCACTACTTGGCTCACgtaacaaacaaaaacacatgtTACACTTAGTtcagttagttttttttttttctcgctTATCCAAAGGTGTTAGTATACCCAATGAATTTTGACTCACCCAAAACTAACCATTggagaattttataaaaacagttttattaaatgaaaatttactCGTCCAACGACAACTAACTTttcaattaaatgaattttcttAGAGAGGATTCGGCTCAACAAATGACCAAACCACTGGAAATCTTATTTAAAAGCTCATCATAAGTTTTGACTTGCCCAACAACTAAATCTCTcggatttttaattaattaaatttttctcaGCGAGAGGTGGTTTGTCTTACAACTCTTCATAActcaaaaaatcaacaaaatgtATCAAGTATATTAGTTCAAACtaagtttttctctttatttcttATACCTAAATGATAtatttggttttaaaataaCATCAATTTGAACTGATTAAACTCAATTGATTTATTATGACTTTTCAATACATAACCTAACACAAATCATTAGTCATACATCAATCAAGCAAACACACAAAACttgcataaataaataaaaaatagtgatCAAGTAATTTCCACATTCAGAAAGTTTAGCCTAaggtattataaaaaaaagctaaattattttcctttagTTGTTAAGACTTTTTGGCTAAAACTTGAAATCCAAAAAACCATTACCCATTAGGCTCACAACAAAGTTACATTTGTACATAAAAGACTTTAATAAATGATCAAAACATACATTTATGATTATGGACTAAGAGAGATTTATCTTTATAAAGAGGCCACATGCAAGATCCCGTAATTCACATACATGTAAAATTATGATTAGACATACTTGTTTTGTTCTCCACCGAGATTCAAGCTTTGATCTATCAAAGGGTTACTGGATTTTTCAAGAATATAGAGATCagagaagatgaagagaagaaaaactgattttcttataaaatgaagtttgaataattattttcttttttatttataagcttcatgttttaataataaaacatgcaTCTTTCATTTCAACTATACTTCTactcttaaataataatttctttacatgaaaacaaataaatacctTACGTAAAAAGATTCAAAAACACATGAAAGTTAAAAGTAAATGCATCtacaacatcaacatcatcaaagataattattgaatatattgaaaaattatgCATGAGACTAATCTTTcttatgttgaatatacatatagagtactctatttataatagaagaaatatgggttaagctcaaaatacaaataaggaatAACAAActgactaaagataaaagataaagataatatatttaacattctCCTTCAAGTCGTaagtaccaagcttgttactaatataattcacaaagacttagtgaaaatatatgtttttacacTCGAGTGACatcaaattgttaatgattttcaAAGATAACATAGAAGACAAAATACCAATCCAGAAAATTTgagaggttgctccatataaatctcttcttgtaAACCTTCGTTGAGGAATGCATTGTTGATATCCAATTGGTAAAGAGGTCATTGTTGAAAGCCACcacgactataaataaactaacaaaagccATATTTTCCATGGGAGAAAAATCATATATGGACGAGTCAAACGCAATGATAATAAAAGGAAGATCAAAAGAGACAGGAACAGAAGAAGTCATGGATGAACAGGAGaaagaaaccttaaaaatcaaatattctCCTATCAAGGCTCctgtaaaagtaaaaagaacaACATTGATGCTCTAAATAGTTGCTTGAGAGGAGACGGGAGGTGCGACCACGCACAACGAATTTAAAAGAGGGAAAAAATGACCTTAACACTCTAAATTGTTGCCTAAAAGGAGACGAAACGTGTCACACACACAATGGAAAATAAAGCATATTCTTAACTTCAAAAGGTGTTGAAAGCGCGTAGGATCTCCTTTAAAGGTGTTGTTGACGACACGGTGGTCGACTGTCCGAGACGATCAAAATCGTGTGATCGTCGATTGAAACTGGAACTCCGATAGTGACAGTGGTAGATGACGACGATAAATGATGGTGCCATCAATAACAGTAGATGATGGTGTCATCGATAGAGGTAGATGGCGTCATCGCCAGTAGCATATGTAGTGGTAGtggtaataaattttttttgctAAAATAACCAGACTTTAGATgtcatgttaaatatagtaaaacactatatatgagattaatctcttTTGTgtcgaatatatatataagatactttatttataatgaaaaaaatacgagctaaactcaaaatacaaataaaataataataacaaagtaattaaaaataaaaaaataattatcaaaacaCGTTCTCATCTAAGTTTTCATATAACTCTTCAAATCCAAcctaaactaatatatatatatatatatatatatatatatatatatatatatatatatatatatatataaactctttCTCTATTTCaagattatttaaatttaattttttttccataaaattaCCAACaacattaa comes from the Vigna radiata var. radiata cultivar VC1973A chromosome 2, Vradiata_ver6, whole genome shotgun sequence genome and includes:
- the LOC106754429 gene encoding riboflavin synthase isoform X3, which codes for MPLSSSLTLTPTLPRIASTTHASHNSHPTYLRFTPNFKPTHLRAFLPLTSLAPTRHRRAAGPVCLFTGIVEEMGSVKQLGTAPHGGFDLKIAASTVLDGVNLGDSIAVNGTCLTVTEFDGKVSDFTVGLSPETLRKTSLSELKPGSPVNLERAVTPSSRMGGHFVQGHVDSTGVIVSKVPEGDSLWVKMSLG
- the LOC106754429 gene encoding riboflavin synthase isoform X2, encoding MPLSSSLTLTPTLPRIASTTHASHNSHPTYLRFTPNFKPTHLRAFLPLTSLAPTRHRRAAGPVCLFTGIVEEMGSVKQLGTAPHGGFDLKIAASTVLDGVNLGDSIAVNGTCLTVTEFDGKVSDFTVGLSPETLRKTSLSELKPGSPVNLERAVTPSSRMGGHFVQGHVDSTGVIVSKVPEGDSLWVKKVVIPLKNVGDKVNLEVDILGKYVERLLGSGFVSSYTDSS
- the LOC106754429 gene encoding riboflavin synthase isoform X1 → MPLSSSLTLTPTLPRIASTTHASHNSHPTYLRFTPNFKPTHLRAFLPLTSLAPTRHRRAAGPVCLFTGIVEEMGSVKQLGTAPHGGFDLKIAASTVLDGVNLGDSIAVNGTCLTVTEFDGKVSDFTVGLSPETLRKTSLSELKPGSPVNLERAVTPSSRMGGHFVQGHVDSTGVIVSKVPEGDSLWVKVRTEKSLLKYIVPKGFIAVDGTSLTVVDVFDDEECFNFMLVAYTQQKVVIPLKNVGDKVNLEVDILGKYVERLLGSGFVSSYTDSS